A genomic segment from Deinococcus sp. YIM 77859 encodes:
- a CDS encoding bifunctional 2-polyprenyl-6-hydroxyphenol methylase/3-demethylubiquinol 3-O-methyltransferase UbiG yields the protein MHWSHSFYERQNALIDCYHAPIHPVHTALAARVTGHRGQPGTLLELGAGGGQFAVAAALAGHDVTALELMTGAGEHTRRLAAQHGTTVRTLTADFYTADPGGPFNAVCYWDGFGIGEDDEQRHLLSRVAGWLAAGGTAYVDVYTPWYWAHHAGFTRRTERYTQTYGFDADGCRMLDTYAPSGEEPFTQSLRCYSPADLRLLLPGTGLSLAEVWPGGAYDPRAGVYHPEVPLGECMMYVAVLEPA from the coding sequence ATGCACTGGTCGCACTCTTTTTACGAGCGGCAAAACGCCCTGATTGACTGTTACCACGCCCCCATCCATCCCGTTCATACGGCTCTCGCGGCACGGGTCACAGGGCACCGGGGCCAGCCGGGAACCCTGCTGGAACTCGGTGCGGGCGGCGGGCAGTTCGCCGTCGCTGCGGCCCTCGCCGGGCATGACGTGACGGCGCTGGAACTGATGACGGGGGCAGGAGAACATACGCGCCGGCTGGCGGCCCAGCACGGCACCACTGTCCGTACCTTGACCGCCGATTTCTACACCGCCGACCCCGGTGGCCCCTTCAACGCCGTGTGTTACTGGGACGGCTTCGGCATAGGCGAGGACGACGAGCAGCGGCACCTGCTCTCGCGGGTGGCGGGATGGCTCGCGGCGGGAGGCACGGCCTACGTGGACGTTTATACGCCCTGGTACTGGGCGCATCACGCAGGCTTTACACGCCGGACCGAACGCTACACCCAGACCTACGGCTTCGACGCGGACGGCTGCCGGATGCTCGACACGTATGCCCCCTCCGGAGAGGAACCCTTCACCCAGTCGCTGCGCTGCTACAGCCCCGCCGACCTGCGGCTCCTGCTGCCGGGTACGGGCCTGAGCCTGGCGGAGGTGTGGCCGGGCGGAGCGTACGATCCGCGGGCGGGCGTGTACCACCCGGAGGTTCCGCTGGGCGAGTGCATGATGTATGTCGCCGTCCTCGAGCCCGCCTGA
- a CDS encoding barstar family protein has translation MINVFADTPQGIQPAPHDPRIVAAGHQVAVREVDLSHVRDKEGLMLAFLRGLGLTESFGRNWDALYDVLTDPNARPARFALVLCDYEHFRRRHRHLGAELERVLLDAQAEANRQGRCLWLLAEEPASDPRHW, from the coding sequence GTGATCAATGTCTTTGCTGATACGCCGCAGGGCATTCAGCCTGCCCCCCATGACCCGCGGATTGTGGCCGCCGGTCATCAGGTGGCTGTGCGCGAGGTAGACCTTTCGCACGTGCGCGACAAGGAGGGCCTGATGCTCGCCTTTCTGCGCGGCCTGGGCCTCACCGAGAGCTTCGGGCGCAACTGGGACGCCCTCTACGACGTCCTGACCGACCCCAACGCGCGCCCGGCCCGCTTCGCGCTCGTGCTGTGTGACTACGAGCATTTCCGCAGGCGGCACCGGCACCTGGGAGCCGAGCTGGAACGGGTGCTGCTCGACGCGCAGGCCGAGGCGAACCGGCAGGGGCGCTGCCTGTGGCTGCTGGCCGAGGAACCCGCGTCCGATCCCCGGCACTGGTAA
- a CDS encoding ribonuclease domain-containing protein, translating into MNVLRLLTRAVWPVVLAGSVVACDLPDGGTQAGRHPVQTDAVQTKALTRDPRSGLPLIAVRDLPPEGQRTLRLIRAGGPFPYRKDGSTFGNREGLLPARPSGGYREYTVPTPGEQDRGARRIVCAVLPQPDAECYYTADHYTTFRRIRP; encoded by the coding sequence GTGAACGTTCTCCGCCTCCTGACCCGTGCGGTATGGCCAGTTGTGCTTGCCGGGTCCGTCGTGGCCTGCGACCTGCCGGACGGCGGAACGCAGGCTGGGCGCCACCCGGTTCAGACGGATGCGGTCCAGACCAAAGCCCTCACCCGTGATCCGCGCAGTGGCCTGCCCTTGATCGCCGTCCGTGACCTCCCGCCCGAGGGGCAGCGGACGCTGCGGCTGATTCGGGCGGGGGGACCCTTTCCGTACCGCAAGGACGGCAGCACCTTTGGCAACCGCGAGGGCCTCCTCCCGGCACGCCCGAGCGGAGGCTACCGTGAGTACACGGTCCCGACCCCCGGAGAGCAGGACCGGGGCGCGCGGCGCATCGTGTGCGCGGTCCTGCCGCAGCCGGACGCCGAGTGCTACTACACGGCCGACCACTACACGACTTTTCGGAGAATCCGCCCGTGA
- a CDS encoding heme-dependent oxidative N-demethylase subunit alpha family protein yields MLFQPPACYRPFLSGRYTVSAGLYRLGSQRIPWLEVPQVETHTFALDGDYPRFVASKVGAHTRAPYEYMGEAALTPDLREAALTFIARTLAAESGGVMTWDGRTFRNLLLGWAADLEPRWGSVERLERFPAPLASLVAEVLPVHALDFLGLNAPEDLALVARDARTARDWLAAIHVLSPQHWDPREKLGRDFVAVHAPVAGSGPLNATAPRLIDAVISRGPFVRFAWGLSMGDRLDHHPAAPPDADRAEATRFDPDRAFLRVERQTLTGFPDAQGALFTIRPYTYALREAVALPEQAHALAAALRSMTPEQVTYKGLARLLPELLAWLDEGSGKG; encoded by the coding sequence GTGTTGTTCCAGCCGCCCGCCTGCTACCGTCCCTTTCTGAGCGGCCGGTACACCGTCTCCGCGGGTCTGTACCGCCTGGGCAGCCAGCGGATTCCCTGGCTGGAGGTGCCGCAGGTGGAGACACACACCTTCGCCCTCGACGGCGACTACCCACGATTCGTGGCGAGCAAGGTGGGCGCTCATACCCGCGCGCCCTACGAGTACATGGGGGAAGCTGCCCTGACGCCCGACCTGCGCGAGGCCGCCCTGACCTTTATCGCCCGTACCCTCGCTGCCGAGAGTGGCGGGGTCATGACCTGGGACGGACGCACCTTCCGCAACCTGCTCCTCGGGTGGGCCGCCGACCTTGAGCCCCGCTGGGGAAGTGTGGAGCGCCTGGAACGTTTCCCCGCGCCCCTGGCCTCCCTGGTCGCGGAGGTGCTTCCCGTACACGCACTCGACTTCCTGGGCCTGAATGCCCCCGAGGACCTGGCGCTGGTTGCCCGTGATGCTCGCACCGCCCGGGACTGGCTGGCCGCCATACACGTCCTGTCACCGCAGCACTGGGATCCGCGGGAGAAGCTGGGACGGGACTTTGTCGCCGTTCACGCACCGGTTGCGGGAAGCGGGCCGCTCAATGCGACTGCACCCCGGCTGATAGACGCGGTGATCAGCCGGGGGCCGTTCGTGCGGTTTGCCTGGGGCCTCAGCATGGGTGACCGCCTCGACCATCACCCCGCCGCGCCTCCAGACGCCGACCGAGCTGAGGCCACCCGCTTTGACCCGGACCGTGCCTTCCTGCGCGTTGAGCGGCAGACCCTCACGGGTTTTCCGGACGCGCAGGGCGCCCTCTTTACCATTCGGCCCTATACCTACGCGCTGCGGGAGGCGGTGGCCTTGCCCGAGCAGGCACACGCGCTCGCCGCTGCGCTGCGAAGCATGACGCCCGAGCAGGTCACGTACAAGGGGCTTGCGCGTCTGCTGCCCGAATTGCTCGCCTGGCTGGACGAAGGGTCCGGGAAAGGATAA
- a CDS encoding undecaprenyl-diphosphate phosphatase, with product MDWFYAIIYGIVEGITEFLPISSTGHLIVAGNLMGVPWPKEIKDTFEVVIQGGAILAVLAYYGRDFVAQARVIGHDRPTQRLWGGVVVACIPALILGLLFADAIKANLFRPTVVAWALIVGGILMWLLESRRASPVIHDLKDIGVRRSLLIGTVQCLAILWPGFSRSASSILGGMVMGLDRQTATRFSFYLGIPTLGGAALVDFVKSRDLLAEIGLLNVFLGAATSFAVAYLAIGWLLRFVSHNSFKGFAVYRVVVGVLILVLVATGRLANGSGGL from the coding sequence ATGGACTGGTTTTACGCCATCATCTACGGGATCGTCGAGGGCATCACCGAGTTCTTGCCGATCAGTTCCACCGGGCACCTCATCGTCGCCGGAAACCTGATGGGCGTGCCCTGGCCCAAGGAAATCAAAGACACCTTCGAGGTGGTGATTCAGGGCGGCGCGATCCTGGCGGTGCTCGCCTACTACGGGCGCGACTTTGTGGCGCAGGCGCGGGTGATCGGCCACGACCGGCCCACCCAGCGCCTCTGGGGGGGCGTGGTGGTGGCCTGCATTCCGGCCCTGATCCTCGGCCTGCTGTTTGCCGATGCGATCAAGGCGAACCTCTTTCGGCCCACCGTGGTGGCCTGGGCGCTCATCGTGGGCGGGATACTCATGTGGCTTCTGGAGAGCCGCCGCGCCTCCCCCGTCATTCACGATCTCAAGGACATCGGCGTGCGCCGCTCGCTGCTGATCGGGACCGTGCAGTGCCTGGCGATTCTGTGGCCCGGTTTCTCCCGCAGCGCGAGTTCTATTCTGGGCGGAATGGTGATGGGGCTGGACCGCCAGACGGCCACCCGCTTCAGCTTTTATCTGGGGATTCCAACCCTGGGCGGGGCAGCGCTTGTGGACTTCGTGAAAAGCCGTGACCTTTTGGCGGAGATTGGCCTGCTGAATGTCTTCTTGGGGGCTGCGACCAGCTTTGCCGTAGCCTATCTCGCCATCGGCTGGTTGCTGCGCTTCGTGTCCCACAACAGCTTCAAGGGTTTCGCGGTGTACCGGGTGGTCGTCGGTGTGCTGATCCTGGTCCTGGTGGCCACAGGGCGACTGGCCAACGGGAGCGGGGGGCTGTAG
- a CDS encoding S9 family peptidase, protein MEQFAQFTVGGQRLYGMLHVPDGERPASGWPSVVMLHGFTGNRLEGHRLFPLFSRYLTARGVASLRFDFRGSGESEGDFSEMTALREVEDTVAAFAYLRGLPMLDPERVMGLGFSMGGLVAALAAERVRPHRLALWAPALPELWLPLLRGGYAPPVILDYGGWPLGREFLLEMPRLKPLDAAARWGGVARVFHGDADTVCPPDYGIRYARALRCDAVGIPGANHTFDSLEAVEMLYRETGRFLLGG, encoded by the coding sequence ATGGAGCAGTTCGCCCAGTTCACGGTTGGCGGTCAGCGCCTCTACGGCATGTTGCACGTTCCGGATGGCGAGCGGCCCGCTTCCGGCTGGCCCAGCGTCGTCATGCTGCACGGCTTCACCGGCAACCGGCTGGAGGGGCACCGCCTCTTTCCGCTGTTCTCGCGGTATCTCACGGCGCGCGGCGTCGCGAGCCTGCGGTTTGATTTTCGGGGCAGTGGCGAGTCGGAGGGTGACTTTTCCGAGATGACCGCGCTGCGCGAGGTGGAAGACACTGTGGCCGCCTTCGCGTACCTGCGTGGCCTGCCCATGCTCGACCCCGAACGGGTGATGGGGCTGGGCTTCAGCATGGGTGGCCTGGTCGCAGCGCTCGCGGCGGAGCGGGTTCGGCCCCACCGCCTGGCGCTGTGGGCACCCGCCCTTCCCGAGCTGTGGCTGCCGCTGCTGCGCGGCGGGTACGCGCCCCCCGTTATCCTCGATTACGGCGGCTGGCCCCTCGGGCGCGAATTCCTGCTGGAGATGCCGCGCCTGAAGCCGCTCGACGCCGCCGCACGCTGGGGCGGTGTGGCCCGCGTCTTCCACGGCGACGCCGACACGGTCTGCCCGCCGGACTACGGCATCCGCTACGCCCGGGCTCTGCGCTGCGACGCCGTCGGCATCCCCGGTGCCAACCATACCTTCGACTCCCTGGAGGCGGTGGAGATGCTTTACCGCGAGACCGGGCGCTTTTTGCTGGGGGGATGA
- a CDS encoding ABC transporter ATP-binding protein, whose amino-acid sequence MIRGQELVIEHLAAGYGKVQVLWDVSLRARPGEFVAVIGANGAGKTTTLRAVSGVVKPTGGRILLGGRDITRSAPSHIVRLGLGHVPEGRELFPRMTVRENLDLGAAMRPEAREAQAQTLEHVYTLFPRLRERQGQLAGTLSGGEQQMVAVGRALMGRPSVLVVDEPSLGLSPLMTQTVFEALKAVNAEGVTVLLVEQNVGLSLQLADRAYVLENGQVVNEGTGAALLADPRVREAYLAL is encoded by the coding sequence ATGATCCGGGGCCAGGAACTGGTGATCGAACACCTCGCCGCCGGGTACGGCAAGGTTCAGGTGCTGTGGGACGTGAGCTTAAGGGCGCGCCCCGGCGAGTTCGTGGCGGTGATCGGGGCGAACGGTGCAGGCAAGACAACCACCCTGCGGGCCGTGAGCGGCGTGGTGAAGCCGACTGGGGGCCGCATCCTGCTTGGCGGGCGGGACATCACCCGTTCGGCCCCCTCGCATATCGTGCGGCTGGGGCTGGGGCACGTGCCCGAAGGCCGCGAACTGTTCCCGCGGATGACCGTGCGGGAGAACCTGGACCTGGGGGCGGCGATGCGCCCGGAGGCGCGGGAGGCCCAGGCGCAGACGCTCGAACACGTCTACACGCTGTTTCCTCGCCTGCGCGAGCGGCAGGGGCAACTGGCGGGCACCCTCTCCGGCGGCGAGCAACAGATGGTCGCTGTGGGCCGCGCGCTGATGGGCCGCCCCAGCGTCCTCGTCGTGGACGAACCCTCGCTGGGCCTCTCGCCGCTGATGACCCAAACCGTTTTTGAAGCCCTGAAAGCGGTGAATGCGGAGGGTGTGACCGTTTTGCTGGTCGAGCAGAACGTAGGCCTGAGCCTCCAGCTCGCCGACCGCGCCTACGTGCTGGAAAACGGGCAGGTCGTCAATGAGGGAACGGGGGCAGCCCTGCTGGCCGACCCACGGGTGCGGGAAGCGTATCTGGCGCTGTAG
- a CDS encoding ABC transporter ATP-binding protein yields the protein MTAVSVQPSGVGEKETVLRAEGLSRRFGGLLAVQKVTFTQYAGEILAVIGPNGAGKTTLLNLLSGVYRPTSGRLWLLGQDVTGESMEARCHRGLGRAFQIVRPFPEMTVHENVTVGALFGKPGVRLSEARERAYDLLERTGLAPHADKAAHELTLLQDKRLEVARALATQPRVLLLDEVMAGLRPAEAQEAVSLVRSVRESGVSILFIEHIMPVVRDLADRVVVMDQGQVIAEGTYREVTANPQVVAAYLGTEEGLRA from the coding sequence GTGACGGCGGTCAGCGTTCAACCGTCAGGCGTCGGCGAAAAGGAAACGGTTCTGCGTGCCGAGGGCTTAAGCCGGCGCTTTGGCGGGCTGTTGGCCGTTCAGAAGGTCACCTTTACCCAGTACGCCGGGGAGATCCTGGCGGTGATCGGGCCGAACGGGGCGGGCAAGACGACGCTGCTGAACCTGCTTTCTGGGGTCTACCGCCCCACTTCCGGACGGCTTTGGCTGCTGGGGCAGGACGTGACGGGGGAGAGCATGGAGGCGCGCTGTCACCGGGGGTTGGGCCGCGCCTTTCAGATCGTGCGGCCCTTTCCGGAGATGACCGTGCATGAAAACGTGACCGTAGGCGCACTCTTTGGCAAGCCGGGCGTGCGGCTTTCCGAAGCGCGCGAGCGGGCCTATGACCTGCTGGAACGAACTGGCCTCGCCCCACACGCCGACAAAGCCGCGCATGAACTCACCCTCCTCCAGGACAAGCGGCTGGAGGTGGCCCGCGCCCTCGCCACCCAGCCGCGCGTGCTGCTGCTCGACGAGGTGATGGCGGGCCTGCGTCCGGCGGAGGCGCAGGAGGCCGTCAGCCTGGTGCGGAGCGTGCGCGAAAGCGGCGTCAGCATTCTGTTTATCGAGCACATCATGCCGGTGGTGCGCGACCTGGCCGACCGGGTGGTCGTGATGGACCAGGGCCAGGTGATTGCGGAGGGCACGTACCGCGAGGTGACGGCCAATCCTCAGGTGGTCGCCGCGTACCTGGGTACCGAGGAAGGACTGCGCGCATGA
- a CDS encoding branched-chain amino acid ABC transporter permease, with amino-acid sequence MSRSVGLRRTAPRRPDLTARAWVPLGLYFLLALIFPFLPLGTRAEYLLQIAFFTLVGGTLALSWDILARSGQVSLAHAAFYGLGAYGFALLSKVWPWFVAMPLAALLAALLALVLGAVTLRLSGMYFAIATLAFTEVVRTIIQNLPESVAGGANGLLVPALLGGNARAQYFLALGVLLFTALVSLAVRRSRLHHAFAAIRQGEETARVLGVQVVRYKLLAFFVSSFLAALGGVLYAGKTFFINPLETFGLANSIAPLTTSIFGGLYTTLGPILGATVLRVAEEGLHAYVKNGYLVVYGLVLMLSILWLPRGLMGFFRRGKQGGEL; translated from the coding sequence GTGAGCCGGTCGGTGGGCCTCCGGCGAACTGCTCCGCGCCGCCCCGACCTCACCGCCCGGGCATGGGTGCCGCTGGGACTGTACTTCCTGCTGGCGCTGATCTTTCCCTTCCTGCCGCTGGGAACGCGCGCGGAATACCTGTTGCAAATCGCCTTTTTCACGCTGGTGGGGGGCACCTTGGCGCTGTCGTGGGACATCCTGGCGCGCAGTGGACAGGTGTCACTCGCGCACGCCGCCTTCTACGGGTTGGGGGCCTACGGCTTCGCCCTGCTCAGCAAGGTGTGGCCGTGGTTCGTGGCGATGCCCCTCGCGGCCCTGCTGGCAGCGCTGCTCGCTCTGGTGCTTGGGGCCGTGACCCTGCGCCTGAGCGGGATGTATTTCGCGATCGCCACCCTCGCCTTTACCGAAGTCGTGCGGACGATCATCCAGAACCTGCCGGAGTCGGTGGCGGGCGGGGCGAACGGTCTGCTGGTGCCCGCGCTGCTGGGTGGGAACGCTCGCGCGCAGTATTTCCTGGCCCTGGGGGTGCTCCTGTTCACCGCGCTCGTGAGCCTCGCGGTTCGCCGCTCGCGCTTGCATCACGCCTTTGCCGCCATTCGGCAGGGCGAGGAGACAGCGCGGGTGCTGGGCGTCCAGGTCGTGCGGTATAAGCTGCTCGCCTTTTTCGTCTCCTCCTTCCTGGCTGCGCTTGGCGGCGTGCTGTATGCCGGAAAGACCTTTTTCATCAATCCTCTCGAAACCTTTGGCCTCGCCAACTCCATCGCCCCCTTGACGACCTCTATCTTTGGCGGGCTGTACACCACGCTGGGGCCGATTCTGGGGGCGACGGTGCTGCGGGTGGCCGAAGAAGGGCTGCACGCCTACGTCAAGAACGGTTACCTTGTCGTCTACGGCCTGGTGCTGATGCTGAGCATTCTGTGGCTGCCGCGCGGGCTGATGGGCTTCTTCCGGCGCGGAAAGCAGGGGGGAGAGCTGTGA
- a CDS encoding branched-chain amino acid ABC transporter permease: protein MELLVQTLLNGLLQSGLYALVASGLALAVGVVGIVNFAHGEFLMIGAFLTWGLSTFLGVDPLLSLPLAAVAVFAVGALTYRVSLRHVLLAPELNQMLLTFGLGILLQNLALMWLGGNTRTVTTPYQGSSISLGALSVGGPKAIAFAFAVAILAGLYAVLYRTTLGRQMRAVAQNRRGSQLIGIDVDRVYLIAFGVSCALAAVAGVLVATLLFASPTVGLVFALKAFAIIVMAGLGNLTGVLWASVVLGVAEALVQTYVPGGGGWSDAVFFLLIFATLVFRSYRGAR, encoded by the coding sequence ATGGAACTCTTGGTACAAACTCTGCTGAACGGCCTGCTGCAAAGCGGCCTGTACGCGCTCGTCGCGTCGGGGCTGGCGCTGGCGGTCGGCGTGGTCGGCATCGTGAATTTCGCCCACGGCGAGTTTCTGATGATCGGCGCGTTTCTGACCTGGGGCCTGAGCACGTTCCTGGGCGTAGACCCGCTGCTCTCGCTGCCGCTGGCGGCGGTCGCGGTGTTTGCCGTGGGCGCGCTCACCTACCGGGTGAGCCTCCGGCACGTCCTGCTCGCGCCCGAGCTCAACCAGATGCTGCTGACCTTTGGCCTGGGCATCCTGCTACAGAACCTGGCGCTGATGTGGCTGGGCGGTAACACCCGCACCGTTACCACGCCGTACCAGGGCAGTTCGATCAGCCTGGGAGCGCTGAGCGTGGGCGGGCCAAAAGCCATCGCGTTCGCGTTCGCGGTGGCCATTCTGGCGGGGCTGTACGCGGTGCTGTACCGCACCACCCTGGGCCGCCAGATGCGCGCGGTGGCGCAAAACCGCCGGGGCTCGCAGCTCATCGGCATCGACGTGGACCGGGTGTACCTGATCGCCTTTGGGGTGAGCTGCGCCCTGGCGGCGGTCGCGGGCGTGCTGGTCGCTACCCTGCTGTTCGCGTCGCCCACCGTGGGGCTGGTGTTCGCGCTGAAAGCCTTTGCGATCATCGTGATGGCGGGGCTGGGCAACCTGACGGGCGTGCTGTGGGCCAGCGTGGTCCTCGGCGTCGCGGAGGCGCTGGTCCAGACCTACGTGCCGGGCGGCGGCGGGTGGAGTGACGCGGTGTTCTTCCTCCTGATCTTCGCCACCCTGGTGTTCCGTTCCTACCGGGGGGCCAGGTGA
- a CDS encoding ABC transporter substrate-binding protein, translating to MKKMLLTGVLLALSGAGAVKVGVLLPLTGAGSVSGQAARNGYLLALDEINRAGGVLGKPLELEFADDGSSPAKAVPEFVRLVTVEKVDFMAGGVSSATSIAVSGPAKQYGTLMAWIGAAAVPVEDAFADHRYFFHYHPWSYYNFEAILDYFKYLKRSKGAKNIAIAYEDGPFGSAGINDTIAAFKKAGFNVVMSEKFKTGSGNFGPLVSKAKAAKPDILYWVGYDTDALPLATEIKQQNLEVGLVYGTPPSWPVGFEKNKLADNIAGLSLWLPASPQPESRKFVAAYRKKFGSVTEEYFAPLAYVNLKTLAAAINRAGSTDKDKVAAELARTNVDTPFGKLTFSKSLKTQYQGFKSGNWLHFQFLNDSRVPVYPIKFAQKPMVWNK from the coding sequence ATGAAAAAGATGCTACTGACGGGCGTGCTGCTCGCGCTCTCTGGTGCGGGCGCGGTGAAGGTGGGCGTGCTGCTTCCTCTCACGGGGGCCGGCAGCGTGTCGGGGCAGGCCGCCAGGAACGGCTACCTGCTCGCGCTGGACGAGATCAACCGAGCGGGGGGCGTCCTGGGCAAGCCGCTGGAACTCGAGTTCGCGGATGACGGCTCTTCACCCGCCAAGGCGGTGCCGGAATTTGTCCGGCTGGTGACAGTGGAGAAGGTGGACTTTATGGCGGGCGGCGTGAGCAGCGCCACTTCCATCGCGGTGAGCGGCCCCGCCAAGCAGTACGGCACCTTGATGGCCTGGATCGGGGCGGCGGCGGTGCCGGTCGAGGATGCCTTTGCTGACCACCGCTACTTCTTTCACTACCACCCCTGGTCGTACTACAACTTCGAGGCGATTCTCGACTACTTCAAGTACCTCAAGCGCAGCAAGGGCGCCAAGAACATCGCCATTGCCTACGAGGACGGTCCCTTTGGCTCGGCCGGGATCAATGACACGATCGCGGCCTTTAAGAAGGCGGGCTTCAACGTCGTGATGAGCGAGAAGTTCAAGACGGGCAGCGGTAATTTTGGACCGCTGGTGAGCAAGGCGAAGGCGGCCAAGCCCGACATCCTGTACTGGGTAGGCTACGACACAGACGCCCTGCCCCTGGCCACCGAGATCAAGCAGCAGAACCTGGAGGTGGGCCTGGTCTACGGCACGCCGCCCTCGTGGCCGGTCGGCTTCGAGAAGAATAAGCTCGCCGACAACATCGCGGGCCTCAGCCTCTGGCTTCCCGCCAGCCCGCAGCCCGAAAGCCGCAAGTTTGTCGCCGCGTACCGCAAGAAGTTCGGCAGCGTGACCGAGGAGTACTTCGCGCCGCTCGCCTACGTGAACCTCAAGACGCTCGCGGCCGCGATCAACCGTGCGGGGAGCACCGACAAGGACAAGGTCGCTGCTGAACTCGCCCGGACGAACGTCGATACTCCCTTTGGCAAGCTCACCTTCAGCAAGAGCCTCAAGACCCAGTACCAGGGCTTTAAGTCCGGGAACTGGCTGCACTTCCAGTTCCTGAATGACAGCCGCGTGCCGGTGTACCCGATTAAGTTCGCGCAGAAGCCCATGGTGTGGAACAAGTAA